One window from the genome of Ignavibacteria bacterium encodes:
- a CDS encoding YtxH domain-containing protein — translation MYQNKKEGLGKGLLLGFLIGGIAGAITGLLLAPKTGRELRSDIQRKSDEIKDGAKKIFTDTSSKIRGFGKTAYERGEELYDTAGEIISDTMEQTSKFSDAVKAGYGAYKEERDRA, via the coding sequence ATGTATCAAAATAAAAAAGAAGGCCTGGGAAAAGGTCTGCTTCTAGGATTTCTTATCGGAGGAATTGCAGGAGCAATAACTGGATTATTACTTGCGCCAAAAACCGGGAGAGAACTTCGAAGCGATATTCAAAGAAAATCGGATGAAATAAAAGACGGTGCAAAAAAAATATTTACCGACACATCTTCCAAGATTCGAGGATTCGGAAAAACTGCTTACGAGCGAGGCGAAGAATTGTATGATACTGCTGGAGAAATTATTTCTGATACGATGGAACAAACATCGAAATTTTCCGATGCAGTCAAAGCAGGCTACGGAGCGTATAAAGAAGAACGAGACCGAGCATAA